DNA from Methanobacterium sp.:
TATTCTCATTTTTAGCCACGTTTTTGAAGAATTAAACTCAGTATTGTCTAATTTATTAAATAGTAATTCTAAACTAAATGGTTTTTTCATTTCTGCAACTGCAATTATATTTACGATCTCCAAGGAATCACATCTTAAAAATTATATATTTATTTAATGAATTTAATATTATTATATATGTATAATTAGGTCGTGTTTATATGATGAAAACAAAAAAATGCCTTAATGAATGGAACGCAACTATAGAAGCATTAGGACATGGAAAACAAACTATTTTAATAAGAAAATATGGAACTGCTCTTAATGAATTTCTTTTGTACCCAACTGTTAGCTATGCTGCAAAAAACAACTATTTAAATAGTTTTAAAAAGGAATATCAATCGTTTGTAGAAGAAAATGCCCTCCCAAAAAAAGAGAGCAATAAATTTGAAGTCAAATATTTTGCGAAAGTCGAAGAAGTAATTGAAAAGCCTTCACAGAGAATAGGATATTTTAATAAATATCACATTTGGACAAAAAATCATGTTAAATCATATTTGGGCAGTGGAAAAGCTCATATATGGATTTTGAGAGTTTATAAACTGAAAAATCCAGTAATGGCCGAAAGAAGTAGGGCGCTTATATTTGCTAATTTAAATGAGAATATTTCTCTTAAAGACATTGAGCCGGTTCTTAGTGATGAAGAGTTTTCTAAAATTGTTAAGGAAATATGAAGTAAATAAATTTAAATTTTCACTTTTTAAACCTTGTTATTGATATCTTTTTGTCATTCAATGCCACCTAATGTACTCATTGTAGATCTAATTTCAAATCTATTGTTTAATTCAGGATAAACTACTTCAATTCCCTCATCTTCTAAAATATCGAACTCTTCTTTTATAATCAGTATGCACAGGATAGATCTATTCAGGTGATACTTCAATGATCATATCCAATATTTCCTCACCGTTAGCGTGTCCTAAAGCATGGAAACCTCTTTTTTTCATTGGAACAAAGGTAAACGACTTTTTTAAATGAAGGGTTCATTGAATGATATAACACTTGTTTCTTCTAATGCTTTTAAAATAAGAAAAGACTCTTCAGTAGCGTATATGGGAATGTCTTCTCTGAGATGATGAATATAAGCTGCATGATCCATGTGAGCATGACTTATCAGAACACCGTTAACAGAAGGGCTGATTTCACATTCTAATCCACAATGTTTTAGATAATCTTCTCTATAAATCCCTTTTATTTTAGGCAAAAGACCTAATTGTGCAAAATCAAGGATTCTATTGCATTTTCGGGGCTGAAGGAATTCTGCTAAGTATTTGTTTACTTGTGAAAAGCTCATACCAAAGTCAAAAAAGAAGGAACTTTTATTATCATATACTAATATCTTATTTCAACCTATCTCATCTACACCGCCATAAAAATCAATAGATACCATAATAGTCTGTTAATAATGGTAATAGCATATGTTTTTTATTATTGAAGGAGAAATGAAAGGATTATATGCTTAAAATACTCATTTAAAACATTTTAAAATAAAAAAACTATTATAATTAAGCTATAATCATTTTAATTATAAAAATATTTCTATTTCATGCAGATAGTAAAAATTTAAATTTTATTCATCAAACAGATAAATATAGATTGTAAAATTATTAATTAACTTAATCTATATGATTAATTATAATTTTAAACGTGTTATGAAGAATAATTTAATGCACATTCATTTGTTTTATGAAAACATCGAAAATGCATGGATTTAAAGAGATATATGATTAAAAGGGGATATGAATGACTATTTGGTTAGTTAGAGCAGGTAAACATGGTGAAAGTGAGGAAGAGGTATTAAACAACAATATTGCAGCGATAGGGTGGGTAGAATTACCAGACTTATCGCATATTAAGAGTAGGGAAGAACTTAAAGAACTCTTTGATAAGATATATCCTGGAAAAAAGAAAATGTCCGCTGCAAATGAAGCTGGACAAGTTTGGTCATTTCTAAAAAGGATTAAAATTGGTGATCTTGTTATATTACCATCTAAATTTCACGCATCAATTGCAATTGGAACAGTTAATGGCTCCTATAAATACAGAACTGATCTTTCGTCAAATACTTTCCACACAAGACCTGTTGAATGGATTAAAACAGACATTCCCCGAACTGCTTTCGATCAAGATTTACTTTATTCTTTGGGCGCATTTATGACTGTATGTCAGATTAAACGTAATAATGCTGAAAATAGGATTAAAAAGATATTAATGGGAAAATATGAAGAATCAGAAAACGCAAATGGTTCTAATAATGTAATCGGTAGTTTGGATGAAGATTTAGAGTCAGACTCAGTTCTAGATATTGAACAGGCTGCAAAGGATCAAATAAGTAAATTTATTATTCAAAAATTTAAGGGGCATGACTTGCCACGCTTAGTAGAAGGCGTTCTTCAAGCTCAAGGATATATGACTGAAATATCAAAGCCAGGACCAGATGGAGGCGTAGATATTTTAGCTGGTGCTGGGCCAATGGGTTTTGATAATCCCAGAATTTGCGTACAAGTTAAATCATCTCAATCTCCAGTAGATGTCAATATTTTAAGAAGTTTGAAGGGCACAATGAATGATTTCAACGCTGATCAGGGCCTTTTAGTTTCATGGGGAGGATTTAAAGATTCAGTATTAAAAGAATCTAAAAGAAGCTTTTTTAATGTTCGACTTTGGGATTCTGATGATTTGATAAAGGCTATTTTTAAAAATTATGATAATTTATCGGATTCATTACAAGCAGAATTACCTCTTAAAAGGATGTGGGCTTTAGTTATGGATGAAGAATAAAAGTGGGTGTTACATGTCAATACCAAGATTATATTGAAA
Protein-coding regions in this window:
- a CDS encoding restriction endonuclease, whose product is MTIWLVRAGKHGESEEEVLNNNIAAIGWVELPDLSHIKSREELKELFDKIYPGKKKMSAANEAGQVWSFLKRIKIGDLVILPSKFHASIAIGTVNGSYKYRTDLSSNTFHTRPVEWIKTDIPRTAFDQDLLYSLGAFMTVCQIKRNNAENRIKKILMGKYEESENANGSNNVIGSLDEDLESDSVLDIEQAAKDQISKFIIQKFKGHDLPRLVEGVLQAQGYMTEISKPGPDGGVDILAGAGPMGFDNPRICVQVKSSQSPVDVNILRSLKGTMNDFNADQGLLVSWGGFKDSVLKESKRSFFNVRLWDSDDLIKAIFKNYDNLSDSLQAELPLKRMWALVMDEE
- a CDS encoding DUF1802 family protein; protein product: MMKTKKCLNEWNATIEALGHGKQTILIRKYGTALNEFLLYPTVSYAAKNNYLNSFKKEYQSFVEENALPKKESNKFEVKYFAKVEEVIEKPSQRIGYFNKYHIWTKNHVKSYLGSGKAHIWILRVYKLKNPVMAERSRALIFANLNENISLKDIEPVLSDEEFSKIVKEI